A part of Variovorax sp. HW608 genomic DNA contains:
- a CDS encoding helix-turn-helix domain-containing protein: protein MDGTRRELAQRYLRQPEVSLVQATYLLGFSDQSIFHRACKRWFNTSPGSYRSRVGRESAERRAIG, encoded by the coding sequence CTGGACGGCACGCGCCGTGAACTCGCGCAGCGCTATCTGCGGCAACCGGAGGTCTCGCTCGTCCAGGCCACCTACTTGCTCGGCTTCTCGGACCAGAGCATCTTCCATCGCGCGTGCAAGCGGTGGTTCAACACCTCGCCGGGCAGCTACCGCAGTCGCGTCGGGCGGGAAAGCGCCGAGCGGCGCGCGATCGGCTGA
- a CDS encoding AMP-binding protein has product MPPRPWLASYAGFGIPADIDLCPHPSVVHMLDGAMTRHAARPAFRALGQTLSYADVDHGSAAFAAWLQHALGVRKGDRIAVMAPNLPGFAIAFLGIARAGAVQVNVNPQYTPRELEHQLNDSGSETIVIFNGATPTLAEVLHGTRIRTVITMAPGDGCGVELPGPAVDERLAGSFSFAEVLCRGAAMQRQPVALSPSDPLFLQYTGGTTGLSKGACLSHGNLVANTAQFRAFLPDAMRPGEEVIVTAIPLYHIFALMVNFITYFSIGAENWLVPDPRDMDGFVDVLKAARPTVFMGVNTLYAGLTMHPRLGEVDFSRLKLAGGGGAAVLAATSAKWEAITGTFIREGYGLSETSPVLSFNPGGIDAFSGTTGLPLPGTDIKLLDADGAEAAPGEPGEVCAKGPQVMAGYWNQPSANAEAFTEDGYFRTGDVGVFDERGFLRIVDRKKDMVIVSGFNVFPNEIEAVVAACPGVAECACIGVPDAKTGEALRLFVVQAPGAALTEQDLIAHCRAHLTRYKVPRLVTFAERLPKSTVGKVLRRELHHMA; this is encoded by the coding sequence ATGCCTCCCCGCCCCTGGCTCGCCAGCTATGCCGGCTTCGGAATCCCGGCCGACATCGACCTCTGTCCCCATCCTTCGGTGGTGCACATGCTCGACGGCGCGATGACGCGCCATGCCGCCCGGCCGGCCTTCCGCGCCCTCGGCCAGACGCTGAGCTATGCCGACGTCGACCACGGGTCGGCCGCGTTCGCCGCCTGGCTGCAGCATGCGCTCGGCGTGCGCAAGGGCGATCGCATCGCGGTGATGGCGCCCAACCTGCCGGGCTTCGCGATCGCCTTCCTGGGCATCGCACGCGCCGGCGCGGTGCAGGTCAACGTGAACCCGCAGTACACGCCGCGCGAGCTCGAGCACCAGCTCAACGATTCGGGCAGCGAGACCATCGTGATCTTCAACGGCGCCACGCCCACGCTGGCCGAGGTGCTGCATGGCACGCGCATCCGCACGGTCATCACGATGGCGCCGGGCGACGGCTGCGGCGTCGAGCTGCCGGGGCCGGCAGTGGACGAGCGGCTGGCCGGCAGCTTCTCCTTCGCGGAGGTGCTCTGCCGTGGCGCCGCGATGCAGCGCCAGCCGGTGGCGCTGTCGCCGTCGGACCCGCTCTTCCTGCAATACACCGGCGGCACCACCGGCCTGTCGAAGGGCGCGTGCCTGTCGCACGGCAACCTGGTGGCGAACACCGCGCAGTTCCGGGCCTTCCTGCCCGACGCGATGCGGCCCGGCGAGGAGGTCATCGTCACCGCGATCCCGCTCTATCACATCTTCGCGCTGATGGTGAACTTCATCACCTACTTCTCCATCGGCGCGGAGAACTGGCTGGTGCCGGATCCGCGCGACATGGACGGCTTCGTCGACGTGCTGAAGGCCGCCCGGCCCACGGTGTTCATGGGCGTGAACACGCTCTATGCCGGACTCACGATGCATCCGCGCCTCGGCGAGGTGGACTTCTCGCGCCTGAAGCTGGCCGGCGGCGGCGGCGCGGCAGTGCTCGCCGCGACCTCGGCGAAGTGGGAAGCCATCACGGGCACCTTCATCCGCGAGGGCTACGGGCTGTCGGAGACCAGCCCGGTGCTGTCCTTCAATCCCGGCGGCATCGATGCCTTCTCGGGCACGACCGGCCTGCCGCTGCCGGGCACCGACATCAAGCTGCTCGACGCGGACGGCGCGGAGGCGGCACCCGGCGAGCCCGGCGAGGTCTGCGCCAAGGGACCGCAGGTGATGGCCGGCTACTGGAACCAGCCCTCGGCCAACGCCGAGGCATTCACCGAGGACGGCTACTTCCGCACCGGCGACGTCGGCGTGTTCGACGAGCGCGGCTTCCTGCGCATCGTGGACCGCAAGAAGGACATGGTGATCGTCTCGGGCTTCAACGTGTTCCCGAACGAGATCGAGGCCGTCGTCGCCGCCTGCCCCGGCGTGGCCGAATGCGCCTGCATCGGCGTGCCCGATGCGAAGACCGGCGAGGCGCTGCGGCTCTTCGTGGTCCAGGCGCCCGGTGCCGCGTTGACCGAGCAGGACCTCATCGCGCACTGCCGCGCGCACCTCACGCGCTACAAGGTGCCGAGGCTCGTGACCTTCGCCGAGCGCCTGCCCAAGAGCACGGTCGGCAAGGTGCTGCGCCGCGAACTGCACCACATGGCTTGA